The Apium graveolens cultivar Ventura chromosome 11, ASM990537v1, whole genome shotgun sequence genome has a window encoding:
- the LOC141697649 gene encoding eukaryotic translation initiation factor 4E-2-like, which yields MAEQMEELEIEQTNQNNAVKSRTLNDDADKDDLEEGEVGGNDDVSSSTKALEAEMHPLEHSWTFWFDNLSAKSRQAAWGSSMRPIYTFSHAEVFWSLYNNIHHPSKLTPVADLYCFKNHIEPKWEDPICANGGKWAATFQKGKSDNAWMSSLLAMIGEQFDHGDEICGAVVSVRARQEKISLWTKNAANEAAQLSIGKQWKEFLDYNEQIGFIFHDDAIRLNRNAKNKYTA from the exons ATGGCGGAACAGATGGAAGAGCTCGAAATCGAGCAAACAAATCAAAACAACGCCGTCAAATCTAGAACTCTAAACGATGACGCTGACAAAGACGATCTCGAAGAAGGCGAGGTCGGTGGAAACGACGACGTTTCGTCATCAACGAAGGCTTTAGAAGCTGAAATGCATCCTCTAGAACATTCCTGGACGTTTTGGTTTGATAATCTCTCGGCTAAGTCGAGACAAGCTGCTTGGGGAAGCTCTATGCGCCCTATTTACACTTTCTCTCATGCTGAAGTGTTTTGGAG CCTCTACAACAATATACACCATCCAAGCAAGCTGACCCCTGTGGCAGATCTGTACTGTTTTAAGAATCATATTGAGCCAAAGTGGGAGGACCCTATTTGTGCTAATGGAGGAAAGTGGGCTGCTACCTTTCAGAAGGGGAAATCTGACAATGCCTGGATGTCCTCG CTGCTAGCAATGATTGGGGAGCAATTTGATCATGGAGATGAAATCTGTGGAGCAGTAGTCAGTGTCAGAGCCAGGCAGGAAAAAATATCTTTATGGACCAAGAATGCTGCAAATGAAGCAGCTCAG TTAAGTATTGGGAAACAGTGGAAGGAGTTTCTTGACTACAATGAGCAGATAGGATTCATATTCCAT GATGATGCAATCAGACTCAACAGAAATGCTAAGAATAAATACACTGCATGA
- the LOC141696513 gene encoding uncharacterized protein LOC141696513 translates to MEDGTMKCSCKRCKNLNWLKIDDVRFHLLAKGMLEGYTVWTSHGEKIGRKRSRTSHHRYCVREPSRVEEPVDLNAMLHDLASENYQFYETTDTGTMNVEEAPNDSVKKLYEVIVENGTLSFDPADGEEWKNFDRRYPSFAQEIRNIRLGLATDGFNPFGPTRKKTYSVWPVVIVVYNLPPSMCMKKPYMFMTDIVPGPNSIGKDINVCLRPLIDELKILWNTRVKTYDQSLKQNFIMRAAIMWTISDYPAMSMISGWSGKGKIGCQVCLGSVQGFQLKYYGKCSFYGTNRIFLESNDPLRQKSNLFDNEERRLFRGRLSGEGVKELLDGLVFSPPGKTNLKARSVGYGEEHHWTHEHLVVHLAEEIRLAGPAYWHWMYLIERLLGKLKQKVGNKARVEGSIAERYVEEEILNICSFYFSSDTIHNKVRRNDVLFDVQNSENLEVFKYPIQSLGKEGTRYMSDDERELVEEYVLLNSPEVQPYLRKYQDRVMRQRPETTPQDLDRIVKSRFKTWFKQKVDKDEVEGPHFMDLLEGPVVKVMTFETCQVNGINFQQNLHSVLEDRSNASTSFSLFVDFAQYGQISFIRREEEDEEDDLKDDEDENEGEEEIRYFCFDVDDD, encoded by the exons ATGGAAGATGGTACAATGAAGTGCTCGTGTAAACgttgtaaaaatttgaattggtTAAAGATTGATGATGTTAGATTTCATTTGCTCGCTAAAGGGATGCTTGAGGGTTATACCGTGTGGACGTCGCACGGTGAAAAAATAGGAAGAAAACGTAGTCGAACATCACATCACCGTTATTGTGTTCGGGAACCTTCGAGAGTAGAAGAACCGGTAGATTTGAATGCGATGTTACATGATTTAGCCAGTGAAAATTATCAATTTTATGAAACTACGGATACGGGAACTATGAATGTAGAAGAAGCTCCAAATGATAGTGTTAAAAAATTGTACGAGGTTATTGTTGAAAATGGA ACACTTTCCTTTGATCCCGCGGATGGAGAAGAGTGGAAAAATTTTGACCGTCGGTATCCTTCATTTGCTCAAGAGATTCGTAACATAAGGCTCGGTCTTGCGACCGATGGTTTCAACCCTTTTGGCCCTACCAGGAAAAAAACATATAGTGTATGGCCcgtggtgatagttgtctacaATCTTCCACCATCGATGTGTATGAAAAAGCCTTATATGTTCATGACCGATATAGTTCCGGGTCCAAATAGCATTGGAAAAGATATTAACGTTTGTCTAAGGCCTCTCATCGATGAATTGAAGATATTGTGGAATACCAGGGTGAAGACATACGACCAAtctttgaaacaaaattttataATGAGAGCGGCTATTATGTGGACAATTAGTGACTATCCCGCTATGAGTATGATAAGTGGGTGGTCGGGCAAAGGAAAGATTGGATGTCAAGTGTGTCTTGGAAGCGTGCAAGGATTTCAATTAAAATATTATGGAAAATGTAGTTTCTATGGCACGAACCGAATATTCCTTGAATCAAATGATCCACTCCGTCAAAAAAGTAATTTGTTTGATAACGAAGAAAGAAGATTGTTTCGTGGTCGTTTGTCCGGTGAGGGTGTTAAGGAATTACTTGATGGTTTAGTTTTTTCACCTCCCGGAAAGACTAATTTGAAGGCAAGAAGTGTCGGATACGGGGAAGAGCATCATTGGACTCAT GAACACTTGGTTGTACATTTAGCCGAAGAAATTAGACTTGCTGGACCTGCTTATTGGCATTGGATGTATCTAATTGAGCGTTTGTTGggcaaattaaaacaaaaagtcgGTAATAAAGCAAGGGTTGAGGGGTCAATTGCCGAACGATATGTGGAGGAGGAGATTCTTAATATTTGTTCCTTTTATTTTTCCTCTGACACGATCCATAATAAGGTACGTCGTAACGACGTTTTGTTTGATGTGCAAAATTCGGAGAATTTAGAAGTGTTCAAATATCCAATTCAATCTCTTGGAAAGGAAGGAACTCGATACATGAGTGATGATGAACGAGAGTTAGTGGAAGAATATGTTCTTTTAAACTCTCCTGAAGTTCAACCTTATCTAAG GAAGTACCAAGATCGTGTTATGCGACAACGCCCAGAAACAACACCTCAAGATTTAGATCGTATTGTCAAAAGTCGATTTAAAACTTGGTTTAAACAGAag GTTGATAAAGATGAGGTGGAAGGACCTCATTTTATGGACTTACTTGAAGGGCCGGTAGTAAAAGTTATGACTTTTGAGACTTGTCAAGTTAATGGTATAAATTTTCAACAAAATCTGCATTCGGTTCTG GAAGATAGATCTAATGCATCGACCTCGTTTTCGCTCTTTGTCGATTTTGCACAATACGGACAAATATCGTTTATTCGGCGTGAagaagaagacgaagaagatgATTTGAAGGATGACGAAGATgaaaatgaaggagaagaagaaataa GATATTTTTGCTTTGACGTTGATGATGATTAG